Within the Pseudonocardia alni genome, the region GGCATCGCGGGGATCCTCCAGGATCGTGGGACGGGCGGCTCGGTGTACCGAGAAATGATGATGGGGCGCCCGGGTCGCGACGGCGATACTCGCGCGTGTGAGTGAGCGCCGGAACCCCGACGTCGAGGTCGACTGGGACGACCCGGAGACCCCCACCCCGGGCTGGATGGGGTTCCTGCTGGCGCTGTGGCTGCTGCTCGCGCTCGCGTGCGGGTGGTCCGCCGTCGACGACCTGCGCCTGGCCAGCGGCGCGGTCGGCGCGCCCGGGGTCCTGGAGGTCACGGACTGCACCGACCTGGGGGAGGGTCGCTACGACTGCAACGGCCTGTTCCGGCCGGACGCCGGCGGTGACCCGATCGCCGTCGACGCCTCGCCGGACTCGTCGGCCGGGGAGGTCGTCGCGGCGCAGCTGACCACTGCCGGTGACCGTGCGGTGCCCACCGGGACGACCGGGGTGCTCGCCGCACTGACCCTGCCGTTCCTCGGCGTCGCCCTGCTCGGCTACCTGCCCTGGACGACGGCGGTGGTGCTCGGCACCCGGCGCGGCCGCCGCGGGCTCGCCGTCCTCGGGCACGTGGTGACGCTCGTCTTCGGGACCGCGACGACTGTCGGCCTGGTCCTCTCCTGACCCGTCCGGTCGAATTGTCGGGCCGTAACGGTTACCGTTCGCCGACCGTTCGGCCGACACGTCAGGGGGAACCGTGTCCCAGGCACCCACCACCGGAACGACGGAACGTCACCGTCTCCCGGTCCGGACGCTCGTCGCGGCGTCCATCGGCAACGCGGTCGAGTGGTACGACTGGACGATCTACGCGACGTTCTCGATCTACTTCGCGACGCAGATCTTCCCGCCCGAGAACGCGGCGCTTGCCCTCATCTCGACGCTCGCAACCTATGCGCTCGCCTTCTTCTTCCGGCCGCTGGGCGGTCTGCTGCTGGGCCGGTTCGCCGACCTCAAGGGCCGCCGCACCGCGATGCTGGTGACCATCCTGCTGATGGCGGGCGGGTCGTTCGTCATCGGCCTGCTGCCGACGTTCGCGATGATCGGCTGGTTCGCCCCGGTCCTGCTGCTGCTCGCGCGCATCGCGCAGGGCATGTCGCTGGGCGGCGAGGTCTCCAACGCCTCGGCCTACCTCGCCGAGATCGCCCCGCGCGAGCGGCGCGGGCGCTACTCGTCGTTCTTCTACATCTCCACCGGCACCGCGGTGCTGTTCGCCTCCCTCACCGGCTTCGTGCTGGCCGCGACGCTGACCGAGGACCAGCTGGCCTCCTGGGGCTGGCGGATCCCGTTCCTGCTCGGCGGGGTGCTCGGGATCATCGGGCTCTGGATGCGGCGCCAGATGAGCGAGAGCGAGCAGTTCGAGGAGAACAAGGAGTCCGCGGCCCGGATCCGCAACCCGCTGATGCTGACCCTGCGTGAGCACCCGAAGGCGGTCGCGCAGCTCGTCGGCTTCACGATCCTGCACACGCTCTGCTACTACACCTTCTTCTCCGCGCTGACCCCGTACGCGACGAAGTCCCGCGGGGCCGACGCGTCCGAGGTCTTCCTCGCGCTGTCCATCGCGACAGCGATCTTCGTACTGCTGCAGTACCCGATGGGGGCCGCCGCCGACCGGTACGGCCGCAAGCCGCAGATGCTGGTCTGGTCCGCGGCCACCGCGGTGCTCGTCGTGCCGCTGTCGTTCCTGATCGGGCCCGGCTTCTGGAACATGTTCGTCGTGTTCGTCGTCGGGTTGTCCCTCTACACGGCGATGACCTCGGTCGCGCCGGCGATCATGAGCGAGCTGTTCCCGACGAAGGTCCGGGCCCTGGGCATCGGTGCCTGGTACAACCTGACCGTCGCCGTGTTCGGCGGGACCGCGCCGCTGGTCATCGCCTCGCTGCAGGAGGCGGACCTGGCGATCCTGTTCTTCGTCTACGTCGCCGTCGGGGCGGTGATCTCCTTCGTCGCGGTGCTGACCCTGCCGGAGACGAAGGGCTCCGCCCTGCGCTGACCGGGTACGCTCCATCGAAACGACGCCGTTTCGATGGAGAGCTCGCGATGACCAGGACCGCACCGGCCGACACGCTGCGCCACCTCGCGCACGGCGCCACGCTCGAGGAGGGCCTCGGGTTCTTCGACGCGCTGCCCGCCGTCGGGGTCGCGGAGATGCTGGGTGACTGGTCGGGCGGCGAGATCCCCACCGGCAACCCGATGGACGGGCTGCTGGGGCGTTTCGGCTGGCACGGCAAGCGGTTCGACGGCGTCGACGACGTCCACCCGCTCGTCATGGACCACCCCCGCGGCGGCCGGTTCTCGCTCAACCCCGCCCTGGTCCCCCTGCCCGCGCTGCTGCGCCACCCGGCCGCGCTGCGCCACGCGACCCTGGCGCGGATCGCCCGCACCGCGGGCCCCGCGCTCGCCACCCGGGCCCCGAAGGCGCGGCTGCGCACCACCGAGTACCGCGGGGTCGCCAGCGCCACCATGTGCTACGACGACCTGCCGATCCACGACGTCTTCCGCCGCGTCGACGACGCCACCGTCCTCGGTGCCATGGACATGCGCGGCCTGACCCACCCGTTCCTGTTCTTCCTGCGTCGCGAGTGACCAGCCGCTTCCCCGACGAGCGCCGCCGGGAGGTGCTCGCCGCGACCCGTGACCTCGTCGCGGAACGCGGCTACTCCTCGACCACCGTCGAGGCCGTCGCCGCGGCGACCCGCACCAGCAAGGCCACGCTCTACCGCCAGTGGGGCGACAAGGCCGCACTCGTGGTGGAGGCCGTCTCGGCGGGCAGCCCGCTCGCGATCGACCGGATCGACACCGGGTCGCTGGCCGGGGACCTCGCCGCGGTCGTCGACCAGCTGGCCGCGCGGGCCGCGGTCGACGTGCCGATCGTGCTGGGGCTGGCCGGGGCCGGGCAGTGCGACCCCGCCCTGCCGGCCGCGTTGTCCGCACGGCTGCTGCCGCAGGTCGAGGCGCTGCGCGCGATGGTGGCGCGGGCCGTCGCCCGCGGGGAGCTGTCGGCCGACCCGCCCGCCGCCCGGCACCTGCCCTACCTGCTGGCGGGCGCGGTGGTGGCGCCGACGCTGCTGGACGGGCCGGCCGCCGTCGCCGACGCCGGGTACCTGCGGTCGGTCTGCGACGACGTGCTGCTACCGGCCCTCGGGGCTCGCGCGTGAGCTCCGCGCGCTCCTAGGCGGGCCCGTCGACGACCTGGACGACGCCGTCGGCGGTGCCGGTGACGAACAGCCGTCCGGTGTCCGGGTCGACCGCGACCGTGTTCGGCTGGCGCACGGTGGGGATCCGGGCGACCTCCCGCGGTGTCGGGTCGGTCATGTCGTAACCGACGAGCAGGTTCGCCCCGGTCGCGGTGACCCACACGCGGTCCCGGACCGGGTCGTAGGCGATCCCGTAGGGCTCGCCGGGCAGGTCCACCCGTCCGACCTCGGCCGGGGTGCCCGCCGGTTCGACGACGATCAGGTGCCCGCCCCGGGTGTCGGTCGCGATCATGCGGCCGTGCCGGTCGGCGACCAGGTGGGTCGGGCCGTCGCCGGCCGGGAGCTCGCGGATGCCGTCGCCGGTGGCGGCGTCGTAGACGGTGAGGGTGTTCTCGCGGACGTCGATCAGTCCGACCCGGTCGCCGACGGGGGCGAGCCCGGCGGGCTGGGTGACGTCGGTCAGTTGGCGCACCACCCGGTCCCCGCGGACCACGGACACGCTGCCACCCGCCTCGTTGGCGACGAACACGGTCCCGGCCGCCGTCCCGGTCGCGTCGTGCGCCATCGGGCCGGTCATCACCTCCGACGACACCTGGCCACCGGGCAGCGAGACGCGCAGCAGGCCGTTCGCGCTCTCGCTCGGGACCAGCACCGGCCCGCCCGGCCCGGCGAGCTGCAGGTGGCGCAGCACGCCCGGCAGCGGCACCCGCCCGACGACGGCGGCGGTGTCGGCGTCGAGCAGCACGAGCCGGTCGGGCTGCCGCACCCCGACCGCGACGCGGCGCGTCGGCCCGTCGGCGACGATGCCCTCGGGGACGGCGCCGACGGGGACGATCCGGCCGGGTGGGGCGGCCGTCACCGCCGGGGCGACGCCCGGCTCGGCCGGTGGCGGCAGCGGCTCGGCGAACCGGGCGGGGGTGCCCGCCCGCCCGGGGGCGGCCGGGCCGTCGGGCGGCGCGGCGCAGCCCACCGCGAACAGGGCCAGGGCCAGGACGGCCGCCCGCTGCATGCGTTTCCCTGTCGCCATGGGGTCCAGCATCGTGCCTCGGTCGGACGCCCGCGCGGCGGCGGAGGAGTGCACCTGCCTGTTGCGCAGCGAAACGATAGATGGCTACCGTTCCGGTGTCCCGATCATGACGACGAGGGAGTTCCGCCGTGCCGACGACCGAGGCCCCGCAGTTGCCCTTCGACCGTCCGAACGTCATCGACGTCGCGCCGCTGTACGCGGTACTCCGCCGCGAGGGGCCGATCGTGCCGGTGCGCACCCCCGTCGGTGACCCGGCGTGGCTGGTCACCCGGCACGCCGAGGCGCGCTCCCTGTTCGCCGACCCGCGGCTCGGCCGCTCGCACCCCGCGCCGGAGCAGGCGGCCCGGGTGTCCGAGGCGGCGGTCCTGGCCGGCCCCACCGGCACCGTGGAGACCGAGCAGGCCGAGCACGACCGGATGCGCAGGCTGCTGGTCCCCGCGTTCTCGGCCAAGCGGATGCGGCGCCTCGGCGACCACGTCGGCGAGCTCGTCGACGGCTGCCTCGACGACCTCGTCGCCGCGAAGGAGACGTCCCCCGACGGCGTCGCGGACCTGCACGCCCACCTCGCGTTCCCGCTCCCGGTGCTGGTCATCTGCGAGCTGCTCGGCGTGCCCTTCGCCGACCGCGGCTACTTCAGCGGGCTGTCCGAGCGGGTCGCGACCATCCGCTCCGGCGGCGACGCCGAGACCGCGATGACCGAGTTCCGCGGCTACATGGGACGGCTCGCGGCGGCGAAGCGGGAGACCCCGGGGGAGGACGTCGTCACCGACCTCGTGCGGGCCCGGGCCGAGGACCCCGGCTTCGGGGAGGCCGAGCTGACCCGGCTCGCCGCCGGGCTGCTGTTCGCCGGGCACGAGACCACCGTCGGGCGCATCGACCTCGGTGTGCTCCTGCTCCTCACCGACACCGCCCGCCGGGACGCCTTCGTCGCCGACGTCGACGGCAGGCTGCACGGCACGGTCGAGGAGGTCCTGCGCATGTCGGCCCCCGGCGGGCTCGGGCTGCTGCGCTACGCGCACGCCGACATCGAGGCCGGGGGCGTCACGATCCGCCGCGGTGACGCGGTGATGATCTCGACGGCGTCGGCGAACCGGGACACCGGGGTGTTCGACGACGCCGACGCCTTCGACCCGACCCGCCGGCCCAACCCGCACGTGTCCTTCGGCTACGGCGGCCACTTCTGCATCGGTGCGAGCCTGGCCCGCACCGAGCTCGCGACGGTGTTCGCGCGGCTGTTCCGGCGGCTGCCCGGGCTGCGGCTCGCCGTCGCCCCGGAGGACCTGGACGTGCGCGCCGAGCAGGTCACCGGGGGAGTGCGGGCGCTGCCGGTCACCTGGTGAGCCGGTGCCGCGGCGTCCCATGAGCTCGCGCGGCGACCCGCGCACGGGGTGCCGCGGGACCGGGGAGGGGCGCTGCGGGCCGGGCTCACAGCCCGTCGGCCAGGATCCCGTCCATCGCCCGCTCCACGATCGCCGCGATCGTCCACGACGGGTTCGTGCTCCCCGTCGTCCCCGGCACCAGTGCCCCGTCGACGACGTGCAGTCCCGGGTGCCCGGCCACGCGTCCCCGGTCGTCGGTGACCCGGCCCAGTACCGCGCCGCCCAGCGGGTGCCAGGTGACCGGGTCCGCTGCCCCCAGGTCGAGGACCCCGGAGGGTGCGTCCGCGGCACGCGCGACCAGGCCGGAGAGCCCTGCGGGCAGCCGGGAGGCGACGTCGGAGACGACCCGTCCGAGGCCGGCGCCGACCGGGGCGTCCGGGGCGATCAACCGCTGGGTGAGGTCGCGGACGGTGCGCTGGGCGTCGGCGTCGCCGTCGGCCGGCCAGTGCAGCACGGCCTCGCCGGTGGCGCCGTCGAAGCGGAACTCGCCCACCGGGTCGCAGGCCCCGAAACCCGGCAGCGACATCGCGCGGACGTCGAACGGCAGCGGCGCGGGACCGAAGGTGAGCGTGACGGCCTCTGCGCGGTCGTCGGTGGGTGGGCGGATGCCGGCCGCCATCGGCCCGGCCTGCGGTCCGCCCGCCGGTTCGGGGACGCCGACGCGCAGCTGGATGCGGTCGCCGTTGTTCCCCCAGAACCGGCCGGCGTCGGCGGTGAGGTCGGGCAGCGTCCCGGTCTCGCGGGCCCGCACGAGCAGCCGGGAGGTGCCGGTCGACCCGGCGGCGAGGAACAGCGCGCCGGTGGTGAGCGCGATCCGTTCCCGCACGACGCCGTCGGTGTCGATCCGCTCGACGTCGAGCCGGTAGCGTCCGCCGCCGACCGCGTGCAGGTCGACCACCCGGTGCAGCGGGGCGACGGTGACCAGTCCGGAGGCCTCGGCGTCGCGCAGGTAGTTCTTGTCCGCCGACAGCCGCGCCCCGGAGTTGACACCGGTGAAGTACTCGCCGACCGACATCGACGGCGTCGCCCGCCCGGCGAACTCGGCACGCACGACGTCCCAGTCGGTCGCGTTGGGCAGCAGCTGCGCGGTCAGCCCGGCACGGCGGGCCTGCTCCAGGAACAGCCGGGTGCCGACGTGCGCGGGGTGGGCCAGGACGTCGTCGGGGATCGGCGAGACCCCGACCCGGGCGGCGGCGCGCGGGTAGTGCACGGCGGCGAGCTCGTCGTGGTCGATGCCGGGGACCGCCGCGGAGAACACCGCCGCGTCCGGCCGGATCCACACCCCGGCGTACACCAGCGTCGACCCGCCGACGCCCGCCCCGCAGAGCACGCTCATCCCGCGCCCGGACACCTTCTCGAACAGGCCGGTGTAGGGCCGGTAGAGGGTCGGCGGCTGGCCGGGGAACACCGGCGCGGGAGTCAGCCACGACGAGCGGCGGTCCGGGCGCAGGAACGGCGGGAACGTGTCGGCGGCCGGGGTGGTCCAGCGGCGGCCGCGTTCGAGGACCAGGGTGCGCACGCCCGCCTCGGCGAGCCGGGCCGCGGCGATCGACCCGCCGAGCCCGCTCCCGACGACGACGGCCGGTGCGGACATCGCGGTGACCTCGCGGCGCAGCAGGGCCGGCGCGGCGGTCGCGGTCCCGGCGGCACCCAGCGCGGCGGCACCGAGCGCGGTCCCGGTCAGGAACCCCCGGCGGCTGGTCACCCGCATCCGGCTCAGCCCCCGATCCGGATGTCGGCGACGATCTCGCGGATCAGACCGTCGTCGTAACGGAAGGTCTCGTGCACCCGCGCGGTCGTGAGCTCGACCGGACCCGCCCCGACGGACAGCGTGAACTCCGCGACGACGACGCCGTCCCCGCGCACGCGGTAGGTCTCGTCGGAGACGGCGCGGATGATCCGGTACTGGGGGCCGAACCGCAGGTCGGCGCGCAGCTGGTCGCCGGAGAACCCGGTCGGCAGCCCCGCCTCGACCCGGGTCGCGTGCGGGTGGAACGGCACCGCCGACGGGTCGTGGTCGGCGAGCGCGGCGACGTAGGCGCGGGCACCGTCGACCCGGCAGGCGTCGTCACAGGTCGAGGCGGACGCGACACCCGCCCCCGCTCCGGCGACGATCACTCCGACGAGCACCGACAGCAGCAGACTGCGCGACCGCATGGCAACCTCCGGGACCTGGGGGAGCGGACGGGGGACGTCGTGACGGGAGCGACGCCCGGGGGCAGGCGCCGGGAGACACGGGACGACGGCGTGGCGCGCACACGGGCGGCCCTGCTGGCCGCGGCGGCCGACGTGTTCGCCGAGCGGGGCTACGACGGCGCCTCGGTGGACGAGATCGCCCGCGCCGCCGGGGTGTCGGTGGGGTCGATCTACAGCCGCTTCGGCAGCAAGCAGGACCTGTTCCGGGCGCTGATGACCGGCCACCTGGAGGGCGACCTGCACCGGGTGCGGTCCGGTATGGACGCGGGCCCCGAACAGGCGCTGGCCGAGCTGGAGACGGTGCTGCTGGAGACCGCCCGCTCGCGCCCGGCGACCCTGCTCGACGCCGAGACCTGGGCGGTGGCGATGCGCACCCCGGCGATGCGCGCGGCCGTGGCCGACCACCACCGCAGGGTCCGGGACGAGGCCGCAGCCATGGTGGCGCGCGGCCGCGCGGCCGCCGGGGTGGACCTCGGCGTGCCGGACGACGAGGTGGCGACCGCGATGATCGCGCTGTTCCACGGCCTCGTCCGGGAGTACCGCCTCGGTGTGCCCGGCGAGGCGCCGCCCGACCTGTACAGCCGCATGGTGCACGCGCTCGCGACCGGGCTCGCCGCGCTGGCCGCGGACGGCGGGCCGCCCGGCGAGCCATGATCCACAGCGAGCCACGGGCGCAGTCTGGCACGGGTGAGCGGGCGCTCACTCACCGGGTTCTCCATCGGATGTCGGACACTCGTCGACGGTCACGGGGGCCGCCGTCCGGACGGGCGCGGACGCGACCCCCCACCCGGCGGTGGCGCCCGCGACACCGTTCGCCACGATGGGGCGGTGACAGGCACGGCACCCCCGGACATCCAGCAGCACCGCTCGATCAACCAGCGCATCGCCGACGAGCTCGGCGCCCGGCCGGACCAGGTCGGGGCCGCGGTGGCCCTGCTGGACGAGGGCTCGACGGTCCCCTTCGTCGCCCGGTACCGCAAGGAGGCGACCGGCGGCCTCGACGACGCCCAGCTCCGCACCCTGGAGGAGCGGCTGCGCTACCTGCGGGAGCTGGAGGAGCGGCGCACCGTCGTCCTCGACTCCATCCGGTCGCAGGGAAAGCTCGACGAGTCCCTCGAAGCCACCATCCTCGCCGCCGAGTCCAAGGCCCGGCTCGAGGACATCTACCTGCCCTACAAGCCCAAGCGCCGCACCAAGGCGATGATCGCCCGCGAGCAGGGCCTGGAACCGCTGGCCGACGCGCTGCTCGCCGACCCGACCCTCGACCCGCACTCGTCGGCGGCCGCCTACGTGACCGACGAGGTCGCCGACGCCGGCGCCGCGCTGGAGGGTGCTCGCTCGATCCTGGTCGAGCGGATCGGGGAGAACGCCGACCTCGTCGGCGGCCTGCGCGAGCGCATGTGGGCGCACGGGCGGCTGGTCACCACGGTCCGCGAGGGCAAGGAGAACGACCAGGCCGCGGCCAAGTTCTCGGACTACTTCGACTTCGCCGAGAAGTTCACGACACTGCCCTCGCACCGGATCCTCGCGGTCTTCCGCGGTGAGTCCGAGGAGGCGCTCGACGTCACCCTCGACGCCGGGGTCGCCGACGACGAGCCGAACCCCTACGAGGCCCTGATCGCCGCCGAGTACGGCGTCGCCGACCGCGGCCGCGCCGGCGACGCCTGGCTGCTCGGCGTCGTCCGGTGGGCGTGGCGGACCCGCCTGCTCACCGCGCTCGGCATCGACATCCGGGTCCGGCTGCGCACCGCCGCCGAGGAGGGCGCCATCGGCGTGTTCGCCGCGAACCTGCGCGACCTGCTGCTCGCCGCCCCCGCGGGCACCCGCGCGACCCTGGGCCTCGACCCGGGCCTGCGCACCGGGGTCAAGGTCGCCGTCGTCGACGCGACCGGCAAGGTCGTCGACACCGCGGTGATCTACCCGCACGAGCCCCGCAAGGACCGCGCCGGGTCGCTGAAGACCCTGGCGGCGCTGTGCACGAAGCACTCCGTCGAGCTGATCGCGATCGGCAACGGCACCGCCTCGCGGGAGACCGACGCGCTGGCCGGTGAGCTCATCGCGGCGAACCCGGGCCTGAAGCTGACCAAGGTGATGGTGTCCGAGGCCGGCGCGTCGGTGTACTCGGCGTCGGCCTACGCCTCGGCCGAGCTGCCCGACATGGACGTCTCGCTGCGCGGCGCGGTCTCCATCGCGCGGCGCCTGCAGGACCCGCTCGCCGAGCTGGTCAAGATCGACCCGAAGTCGATCGGGGTCGGGCAGTACCAGCACGACCTGCCCGAGTCGTCGCTGTCGCGCTCGCTCGACGCGGTCGTCGAGGACTGTGTGAACGCCGTCGGTGTCGACGTGAACTCGGCGTCCGCGCCGCTGCTGCGTCGGGTCTCGGGCATCTCCGAGTCCCTCGCCGGCGCGATCGTCGCCCACCGCGACGAGAACGGCCCGTTCCGGAACCGGACCGCGCTGACCGGCGTCGCGCGGCTGGGGCCCAAGGCGTTCGAGCAGTGCGCGGGCTTCCTGCGCATCCGCGGGGGGGACGAGCCGCTCGACGTCACCGGCGTGCACCCCGAGTCCTACCCGGTCGTCCGGCGGATGGTGGAGCGCACCACGCTCGACGTGTCCGCCCTGATGGGCAACGCCGCACGGCTGCACCAGATCAAGCCCAAGGACTACGTCGAGGACGGCGTCGGGCTCCCGACCGTCACCGACATCCTGGCCGAACTGGAGAAGCCCGGCCGGGACCCGCGGCCGGCGTTCCGGACCGCGACCTTCGCCGAGGGCGTCCACAAGATCTCCGACCTGCGGCCGGGGATGCTGCTGGAGGGCGTCGTCACCAACGTGGCCGCCTTCGGCGCGTTCGTCGACGTCGGGGTGCACCAGGACGGCCTCGTGCACGTGAGCGCGATGAGCAAGGACTTCGTGTCCGACCCGCGCGACGTCGCCAAGTCCGGTGACGTGGTCAAGGTGAAGGTCCTGGAGGTCGACGAGGCCCGCAAGCGGATCTCGCTGACCCTGCGTCTGGACGACGAGCCCGGCGCCGGCGAGCGCGGCGGCCGGTCCCGCGGGCCCGGCCAGGGCCAGGGCGGAGGCCAGGGCGGCCGGGGCCGCGACGGCGGCGAGCGCGACGGGCGCGGTCCGGGCGGCGGCCGCGGCCAGGGCGGCGGCGACCGCGGCCGGGGTGGTCGCGACGGTGGCCGTGGCGACCGCGGCCGCGGCGGTCAGGGCGGTGGCCGCGGCGGCTCCGGCGGCCAGGGCGGTCGCGGCGGCTCCGGCGGCGGCCGGCAGGACCGCGGCCCCGCCAACGACGCGATGGCCGAGGCGTTGCGCAAGGCGGGCTTCGGCAAGTCCTGAGCCGACGACCGGGCCCCGCACACCCCGGGTGCGCGGGCCCGGTCGCGGTCAGTGCGGGAGGACCGGCTCCAGCAGCCGCTCGGCGAGCCGGCGCAGGTCGTCGTCGCCGACGCCCCACTCGCGCAGCCGGCCCGCCGGGCCGGTGGGGTGCGCGTCGAGGTCGTCGAGCACGGCCTCCAGGGCGGCGGCGTCCACCCCGAGCAGTGCCTCGTCGTCGGGCTCGGGCTGGCCCCAGGCGCGCAGCCGGTCCCACAGCGTCGGCAGGACCTCGTTGGTGCGCAGGTAGTCCGCGACGACCGTCGCGCGCGGCACGTCCAGCACGGCCAGCAGCACCCCGACCACGATCCCGGTCCGGTCCTTGCCCGCGGCGCAGTGCACCAGCACCGGGGCGGGCGCGTCGGCGACGGTCCGCACGATCCCCGCGAGCTCGGCGCCGGCCTCGGCAGCCAGCAGCCGGTAGGCCCACCCGAGCCCGTCCTCACCGGCGGCGGCCGTCGCGACCCGCTCCGGGGTCAGCGACGCGCCGAGCGGGACCGGACGGACGTCGGCGACGTCGGCGAGCGGGTGCGGCTCGCGTGTCTCCGCCGCCGAGCGCAGGTCGACGACGGTCCGCGGCGGCCACGGCGATCCCTCGGGCAGGTCGAGGGCCCGGGCGTCGCGCGGGTCGCCCGGGCGGGGCGCGTCGGACCGGTAGAGCACCCCGTGCCGTACGCGGTAGCCGTCCGTCGTGCGCAGACCACCGAGATCACGCAGGTTCGCCGGGCGTCGGGTCGCGGCGCTGGAGAGAAATGCCGTCACCCGACCAGGGTCGGTGATCTCCCCGCGGCCGCGCCGAGGGTCGTGATCAGGGGCATCGGTGGTGTCGGTCACGCGGGACCCGACGGACGGACCGCACCGGGACATGGCACACTGGTTGATCGACGGCCGTCGGCGACGACGCACGGCCGCGAGCCCCGGAGGTCTGGGTTCACCGGCACATCATCTGGATCGAGATGCCGCACGCGGGCCTGGCGGGCTGGG harbors:
- a CDS encoding cytochrome P450 is translated as MPTTEAPQLPFDRPNVIDVAPLYAVLRREGPIVPVRTPVGDPAWLVTRHAEARSLFADPRLGRSHPAPEQAARVSEAAVLAGPTGTVETEQAEHDRMRRLLVPAFSAKRMRRLGDHVGELVDGCLDDLVAAKETSPDGVADLHAHLAFPLPVLVICELLGVPFADRGYFSGLSERVATIRSGGDAETAMTEFRGYMGRLAAAKRETPGEDVVTDLVRARAEDPGFGEAELTRLAAGLLFAGHETTVGRIDLGVLLLLTDTARRDAFVADVDGRLHGTVEEVLRMSAPGGLGLLRYAHADIEAGGVTIRRGDAVMISTASANRDTGVFDDADAFDPTRRPNPHVSFGYGGHFCIGASLARTELATVFARLFRRLPGLRLAVAPEDLDVRAEQVTGGVRALPVTW
- a CDS encoding DUF4334 domain-containing protein, yielding MTRTAPADTLRHLAHGATLEEGLGFFDALPAVGVAEMLGDWSGGEIPTGNPMDGLLGRFGWHGKRFDGVDDVHPLVMDHPRGGRFSLNPALVPLPALLRHPAALRHATLARIARTAGPALATRAPKARLRTTEYRGVASATMCYDDLPIHDVFRRVDDATVLGAMDMRGLTHPFLFFLRRE
- a CDS encoding tyrosine-protein phosphatase gives rise to the protein MTAFLSSAATRRPANLRDLGGLRTTDGYRVRHGVLYRSDAPRPGDPRDARALDLPEGSPWPPRTVVDLRSAAETREPHPLADVADVRPVPLGASLTPERVATAAAGEDGLGWAYRLLAAEAGAELAGIVRTVADAPAPVLVHCAAGKDRTGIVVGVLLAVLDVPRATVVADYLRTNEVLPTLWDRLRAWGQPEPDDEALLGVDAAALEAVLDDLDAHPTGPAGRLREWGVGDDDLRRLAERLLEPVLPH
- a CDS encoding TetR/AcrR family transcriptional regulator, encoding MARTRAALLAAAADVFAERGYDGASVDEIARAAGVSVGSIYSRFGSKQDLFRALMTGHLEGDLHRVRSGMDAGPEQALAELETVLLETARSRPATLLDAETWAVAMRTPAMRAAVADHHRRVRDEAAAMVARGRAAAGVDLGVPDDEVATAMIALFHGLVREYRLGVPGEAPPDLYSRMVHALATGLAALAADGGPPGEP
- a CDS encoding GMC oxidoreductase, which encodes MTSRRGFLTGTALGAAALGAAGTATAAPALLRREVTAMSAPAVVVGSGLGGSIAAARLAEAGVRTLVLERGRRWTTPAADTFPPFLRPDRRSSWLTPAPVFPGQPPTLYRPYTGLFEKVSGRGMSVLCGAGVGGSTLVYAGVWIRPDAAVFSAAVPGIDHDELAAVHYPRAAARVGVSPIPDDVLAHPAHVGTRLFLEQARRAGLTAQLLPNATDWDVVRAEFAGRATPSMSVGEYFTGVNSGARLSADKNYLRDAEASGLVTVAPLHRVVDLHAVGGGRYRLDVERIDTDGVVRERIALTTGALFLAAGSTGTSRLLVRARETGTLPDLTADAGRFWGNNGDRIQLRVGVPEPAGGPQAGPMAAGIRPPTDDRAEAVTLTFGPAPLPFDVRAMSLPGFGACDPVGEFRFDGATGEAVLHWPADGDADAQRTVRDLTQRLIAPDAPVGAGLGRVVSDVASRLPAGLSGLVARAADAPSGVLDLGAADPVTWHPLGGAVLGRVTDDRGRVAGHPGLHVVDGALVPGTTGSTNPSWTIAAIVERAMDGILADGL
- a CDS encoding YncE family protein; translation: MATGKRMQRAAVLALALFAVGCAAPPDGPAAPGRAGTPARFAEPLPPPAEPGVAPAVTAAPPGRIVPVGAVPEGIVADGPTRRVAVGVRQPDRLVLLDADTAAVVGRVPLPGVLRHLQLAGPGGPVLVPSESANGLLRVSLPGGQVSSEVMTGPMAHDATGTAAGTVFVANEAGGSVSVVRGDRVVRQLTDVTQPAGLAPVGDRVGLIDVRENTLTVYDAATGDGIRELPAGDGPTHLVADRHGRMIATDTRGGHLIVVEPAGTPAEVGRVDLPGEPYGIAYDPVRDRVWVTATGANLLVGYDMTDPTPREVARIPTVRQPNTVAVDPDTGRLFVTGTADGVVQVVDGPA
- a CDS encoding MFS transporter; protein product: MSQAPTTGTTERHRLPVRTLVAASIGNAVEWYDWTIYATFSIYFATQIFPPENAALALISTLATYALAFFFRPLGGLLLGRFADLKGRRTAMLVTILLMAGGSFVIGLLPTFAMIGWFAPVLLLLARIAQGMSLGGEVSNASAYLAEIAPRERRGRYSSFFYISTGTAVLFASLTGFVLAATLTEDQLASWGWRIPFLLGGVLGIIGLWMRRQMSESEQFEENKESAARIRNPLMLTLREHPKAVAQLVGFTILHTLCYYTFFSALTPYATKSRGADASEVFLALSIATAIFVLLQYPMGAAADRYGRKPQMLVWSAATAVLVVPLSFLIGPGFWNMFVVFVVGLSLYTAMTSVAPAIMSELFPTKVRALGIGAWYNLTVAVFGGTAPLVIASLQEADLAILFFVYVAVGAVISFVAVLTLPETKGSALR
- a CDS encoding TetR/AcrR family transcriptional regulator, whose translation is MTSRFPDERRREVLAATRDLVAERGYSSTTVEAVAAATRTSKATLYRQWGDKAALVVEAVSAGSPLAIDRIDTGSLAGDLAAVVDQLAARAAVDVPIVLGLAGAGQCDPALPAALSARLLPQVEALRAMVARAVARGELSADPPAARHLPYLLAGAVVAPTLLDGPAAVADAGYLRSVCDDVLLPALGARA
- a CDS encoding Tex family protein; this encodes MTGTAPPDIQQHRSINQRIADELGARPDQVGAAVALLDEGSTVPFVARYRKEATGGLDDAQLRTLEERLRYLRELEERRTVVLDSIRSQGKLDESLEATILAAESKARLEDIYLPYKPKRRTKAMIAREQGLEPLADALLADPTLDPHSSAAAYVTDEVADAGAALEGARSILVERIGENADLVGGLRERMWAHGRLVTTVREGKENDQAAAKFSDYFDFAEKFTTLPSHRILAVFRGESEEALDVTLDAGVADDEPNPYEALIAAEYGVADRGRAGDAWLLGVVRWAWRTRLLTALGIDIRVRLRTAAEEGAIGVFAANLRDLLLAAPAGTRATLGLDPGLRTGVKVAVVDATGKVVDTAVIYPHEPRKDRAGSLKTLAALCTKHSVELIAIGNGTASRETDALAGELIAANPGLKLTKVMVSEAGASVYSASAYASAELPDMDVSLRGAVSIARRLQDPLAELVKIDPKSIGVGQYQHDLPESSLSRSLDAVVEDCVNAVGVDVNSASAPLLRRVSGISESLAGAIVAHRDENGPFRNRTALTGVARLGPKAFEQCAGFLRIRGGDEPLDVTGVHPESYPVVRRMVERTTLDVSALMGNAARLHQIKPKDYVEDGVGLPTVTDILAELEKPGRDPRPAFRTATFAEGVHKISDLRPGMLLEGVVTNVAAFGAFVDVGVHQDGLVHVSAMSKDFVSDPRDVAKSGDVVKVKVLEVDEARKRISLTLRLDDEPGAGERGGRSRGPGQGQGGGQGGRGRDGGERDGRGPGGGRGQGGGDRGRGGRDGGRGDRGRGGQGGGRGGSGGQGGRGGSGGGRQDRGPANDAMAEALRKAGFGKS